A portion of the Candidatus Woesearchaeota archaeon genome contains these proteins:
- the sufS gene encoding SufS family cysteine desulfurase has translation MVFTNNDARKVKKDFPLLQNKIQGKSLIYLDNAATTQKPSVVINTLTHYYEYLNANIHRGLYPLSEDATLHYDQARKTIASFINAQPEEVIFTKNTTESLNCLAYTLQDLVGKRNEIVLTQMEHHANLVPWQQLAKRQRMVLKFIRMTKNFLLDYDDAKQKITKKTAIVAFPFVSNALGTIIDVHRLVTLSKAVGAYTVVDAAQAVPSMPLNVKLLDVDFLAFSGHKMCGPTGIGVLYGKRALLEKMPPFQTGGDMIRSVTFQTAEWNELPMKFEAGTQHIAGALGLAAAVQYLSRIGMPNVKHWEEELLRYTLDTVKKVPGIRVYNPGHGKSVGILSFTLQGIHPHDIAAILGNEGVCIRGGHHCAMPLMDVLGVHGTARASFYVYTTKEDIDAFVVGLQKVQALFQK, from the coding sequence AAAAAGGATTTTCCACTCTTACAAAACAAGATACAGGGAAAATCATTAATCTATCTTGATAATGCGGCAACCACCCAAAAGCCTTCGGTAGTTATAAACACTCTCACGCATTATTATGAGTATCTCAATGCAAATATTCATCGTGGTTTATATCCGCTCAGCGAAGATGCTACCCTCCACTATGATCAGGCACGGAAAACAATTGCCTCTTTTATCAATGCACAGCCCGAAGAAGTTATCTTCACCAAAAATACAACAGAATCATTGAATTGTCTTGCCTATACCTTACAGGACCTTGTCGGAAAAAGAAATGAGATTGTGCTTACCCAGATGGAGCATCATGCAAACCTCGTTCCGTGGCAACAGCTGGCAAAGCGTCAGCGTATGGTCCTCAAGTTTATTCGTATGACTAAGAATTTTTTACTAGACTATGATGATGCGAAGCAGAAGATTACCAAAAAGACTGCCATTGTTGCCTTTCCTTTTGTTTCCAATGCTCTTGGAACCATCATTGATGTTCATCGTCTGGTTACCTTAAGTAAAGCAGTAGGTGCATATACGGTTGTTGATGCTGCGCAAGCAGTCCCTTCGATGCCTCTCAATGTGAAGTTGCTTGATGTTGACTTTTTAGCCTTCTCTGGACATAAAATGTGCGGCCCAACAGGAATTGGTGTACTCTATGGTAAACGTGCATTACTCGAAAAAATGCCTCCTTTTCAGACGGGTGGTGATATGATTCGGAGCGTAACATTCCAAACTGCAGAATGGAATGAACTTCCCATGAAGTTTGAGGCAGGAACGCAACATATTGCTGGTGCTTTAGGTCTGGCAGCAGCTGTTCAATATCTTTCACGAATAGGTATGCCAAATGTCAAACACTGGGAAGAGGAACTTTTACGTTATACACTTGACACCGTAAAGAAAGTTCCTGGCATCAGGGTTTATAATCCAGGTCATGGGAAAAGTGTAGGCATTCTTTCCTTTACTCTTCAAGGGATTCATCCTCATGATATTGCAGCTATTCTTGGAAACGAGGGCGTCTGTATACGAGGAGGTCATCACTGTGCCATGCCACTGATGGATGTTCTTGGTGTTCATGGAACTGCCAGGGCTAGCTTTTATGTCTATACAACAAAAGAGGATATTGACGCCTTTGTCGTTGGATTACAAAAAGTACAAGCATTATTTCAAAAGTAA
- a CDS encoding iron-sulfur cluster assembly scaffold protein has translation MDDTFTEAMYKEHILALYKHPSNFGRLPNPTGEHRSTNPLCGDDITMQLLIKDDVIEEVKFHGHGCTISIASASLITERLKGQPVSSLGSLTKEEVLDMLHIPVGPVRLKCALLPLEAVRLCLPHSSTVSEVTKK, from the coding sequence ATGGATGATACATTTACTGAAGCAATGTACAAGGAACATATCTTAGCATTGTATAAGCACCCGTCAAATTTTGGTAGACTTCCGAATCCAACCGGTGAACACAGGTCTACCAATCCGCTTTGTGGTGATGATATCACGATGCAACTTTTGATAAAGGATGATGTCATCGAGGAGGTTAAGTTCCATGGTCATGGATGTACAATCAGCATAGCTTCTGCTTCTTTGATAACTGAACGTCTCAAAGGTCAACCAGTTTCAAGCCTCGGCAGCTTAACTAAAGAAGAAGTGCTTGATATGTTACACATCCCTGTTGGACCGGTAAGGCTCAAATGTGCATTATTGCCTCTTGAAGCTGTTCGGTTGTGTCTTCCTCATTCCTCTACTGTTTCTGAGGTTACGAAGAAATAA